TTGTCGCGTTTGAGAAGCGACCACCAGCCTGGTTTGGAAATCAAAAGTGTGCAGTTGCTGCCCGCCGGTTCGGGTAAAGCAAAACTGCAGCACACCGACTACAAAATCACGCGTCCGGATCCAGATCTGGGAGATTGCGACGTCGATGAAGTCGCGATTCAAACGCGAATCGAAGAGTTTTTGAAACAAGAAACTGTCACGGTGACTCGTAAGAAAAAGCCGCTGACGGTTCAGCTATCCGAACAAGTGTTGTCGCTGACGTTCGGCGACAACCTCGAACTAACACTTGCCGCATCGGATGCGGCGACACTGAAGCCAACCGATGTGCTGGATCTGATCGGCCTCGCCGATTGGATTGCCGCCGGTTCGCAAATCATTCGAACAGAGGTGGTTTTGACGACCGAAGTCACACCCACCGATCCCAATACATTCGCATCTGCAAACCTCACGCCCCAAGCAGGCGAAACCACCGAAGAGGTGCTTAAATGAAACGAGAAATGTTGATGAACGTGCTCCAGCCTGAAGAGAGCCGCATCGCTATTTTGCACGACGGAAAACTCGAAGAACTTTATGTTGAACGGAAGAGCGTCGAAGCCTACGCAGGAAACATCTATCGCGGGAAAATTGTCAATCTAGAGCCCAGTATCCAAGCCGCCTTCGTCGATTTTGGCGTCGGGCGAAATGGCTTTTTGCACATCAGCGATGTCGAACCGCAGTATTTTCGCCAGGGCGGTTATGATCCCGAAGAGATCAAACGCGAATCGGATGAGATGGCCGAAGCGGCCGCAAAACGTGCTCGCGAATCCGGGCGTGGATCGAAACGGGCATTCAAAGGTGGTCGGCCACGGATCAAGCCACCAATCCAAGAGATTTTTAAGCGTGGCGACGAAGTCTTGGTCCAAGTGATCAAGGAAGGGATTGGCACCAAAGGGCCGACTTTAAGCACGTACATTTCGATCCCAGGACGCTATCTTGTCCTGATGCCAGCGCTCGAACGCGTCGGTGTTAGCCGGAAAATCGAAGACGAAGACGATCGTAAACGCCTGCGACGTTGCTTGCTTTCGCTTAACCCGCCAAAGGGCTTGGGCTTTATCGTTCGCACTGCCGGTGCGGGACGAAGCGAAAAAGAACTGGGCCGCGACATGGATTACCTGATCCGGTTGTGGAAGACCATCGTTCGCAGAGTCAAAGGTGGTGGCGGTCCGGGCGTGTTGTATGAAGAGAGTGATCTGATCATCAAGACGATTCGCGATATCTATAGCGATGACATCGATCACATCATGATCGATGAAAAGCAATCATTCGAAAACGCGCGTGACTTCTTGAAGATGGTCATGCCACGCGTTGTCGACCGGCTGAAGCTTTATGAAGGCCCCGAGCCGTTGTTTCATCGCTACAAGCTGGAACGAGAGATCATCAAGATTCACCAACGTCAGGTGAAGCTACCCAACGGCGGATCGATCGTGATCGATCCGACAGAAGCGTTGGTGGCAATCGATGTGAACAGTGGTAACTTCCGTGGCGGCGAAGAGTCCGCCGAAGAGAATGCGTTCCGCTTGAACTTGGCTGCCGCAAAGGAAATCGCGCGGCAATTGCGATTGCGTGACCTTGGCGGTGTGATCGTCAATGACTTTATCGATATGCGTAAAGAAAGCCATCGACGAAAGGTCGAGCGGGCGCTTCGCGATGCGATGAAGAAAGACCGTGCACGCACAAAAATCTTACGCACCAGTCCGTTCGGCTTGGTCGAGATGACGCGTCAGCGAATTCGTCCGAGTTTGAAACGAAGCATCTATCAAGATTGTCCATGCTGCGAAGGCCGTGGCTTGGTCAAGACCGCCGAAAGCATGTCGATCGAGGTGGTGCGAATGTTGGCGCTGGCTGTCAAGAACGAACATATCCAGCGAGTCACGATTCGTGTCAACGACGCTGTCGCCGCACATCTGAACAACCAGAAACGCCGAAGCGTGATGGAAATGGAAGATGCGGGAAAGATGACCGTTCAGATTTTGGGTAGCGAAGGACTTTATCCGGAGCACCTAGAGATGGATTGCCGGGACGGCCAAGGCGAACGCGTCGAGATCGATTCCTAGTTGGCAGGGAATATAAGAGCATCCTGAGCCGCGAAGGCGTTAGCCGCGGTTGGGTGGTTGGTTGGGTTCGGGGTGCTGGATAACCGACGCTAACGCGTATCGGCTCAGCTGTTGGATCTTGAGCCGCGATGGCGCTAGCCGCGGTTGAGTGTTTGTTTGGATTCAGGGTGCTGGACAACCGACGCTAGCGCGTATCGGCTCAGCTGTTGGATCCTGAGCCGCGAAGGCGTTAGCCGCGGTTGAGTGGTTATTTGGGTTCAGGGTGCTCAATAACCGACGCTAGCGCGTATCGGCTCAGTTGTTGGACCTTGAGCCGCGAAGGCGTTAGCCGCGGTTGAGTGGCTGTTTGGGTTCAGGATGCTGGATAACCGACGCTAGCGCGTATCGGCTCAGTTGTTGGATCTTGAGCCGCGAAGGCGTTAGCCGCGGTTGAGTGGTTGGTTGAGTTCAGGGTGCTGGATAACCGACGCTAGCGCGTATCGGCTCAGTTGTTGGACCTTGAGCCGCGAAGGCGCTAGCCGCGGTTGAGTGTTTGTTTGAGTTCAGGGTGCTGGATAACCGACGCTAGCGCGTATCGGCTCAGTCGTTGTACGTTGAGCCGCGAAGGCGTTAGCCGCGGTTGAGTGGCTGTTTGGGTTCAGGGTGCTGGATAACCAACGCTAACGCGTATCGGCTCAGTTGTTGGACCCTGAGCCGCGAAGGCGTTAGCCGCGGTTGAGTGGTTGGTTGGATTCCGGGTGGTGAATAACCGACGCTAGCGCGTATCGGCTCAGTTGTTGGACCTTGAGCCGCGAAGGCGCTAGCCGCGGTTGAGTGTTTGGTTGGTTTCGGGGTGCTCAATAACCGACGCTAACGCGTATCGGCTCAGTTGTTAGATCCTGAGCCGCGAAGGCGTTAGCCGCGGTTGAGTGTTTATTTGGGTTCAGGATGCTGAATAACCGACGCTAACGCGTATCGGCTCAGTTGTTGGACCTTGAGCCGCGAAGGCGTTAGCCGCGGTTGAGTGGCTGTTTGGGGTCAGGGTGCTGGATAACCAACGCTAACGCGTATCGGCTCAGCTGTTGGAGCCTGGGCCTCATTGGCGATCGCCACGGTTGGATGTTTCTCGATTACAATGCGGGGACCTCTCTTCATCCTTCCTCCCACTATCCCGCGTGTCGTTCGATGAATCGAATTCTTGCCTTGGCCCTCGCCATCATGCCGGTCGCCGTTTCTGCCGGCGAAGTGAAAATTGTTGACGACGGGCAGAAAGCTGTTGTGACCATCGATGGCCAGCCCTTCACCGAATATCGCTACAGCGAATATGCCAAACCGATCCTCTATCCGGTGATCGGCCCAGGCGGAAAGGCAATGACTCGGAACTATCCGATGGTCAAAGACGTCGACAACGAGGCGAGCGATCACCCACACCACAAGTCGATTTGGTACACGCATGACGACGTCAATGGAATTCGCTTCTGGATGGAGGAAACCGAAGGCAAACCCGTCAAAAACATTGGCAAGCAAATCGAAACGTCTTTGAAAATTGAAGGCAACCGCATCGTCACAACCAACGATTGGCAAAGTGCCGATGGTGAGGCCGTCTGCACGGACAAGCGAGTGATAAGCTTTGGTACGGTCGGAGACGCTCGGTACATCGATTATGAGGTCACTTGGATCGCCAGTTCGGGTGATCTGCTGATCGGTGACACAAAAGAAGGCACCATGGGTATTCGTACAAACCCCAACCTTCGCTTGAAAGCGTCAGCAAAGCACGGCAACCACACCGTCAGTGGGCATAGCATTAACAGTGAAGGCGTTCGTGACGGAGCGATGTGGGGCAAGCGTGCAGCGTGGGTTGACTATTGGGGCGAAATCGATGGTGACACCGTTGGCGTTGCGATCTTTGATCACCCAAGCAACCCAAGGCATCCCACTTGGTGGCATGCACGCGATTACGGTTTGATCGCGGCAAACCCGTTTGGCGTCCATGACTTCGAAGGCAAAGAAGACGGCACCGGCGACATGACACTTAAAGCGGGGGGAACGATGACCTTCAAATATCGTTTTTTGTTTCACCCAGGTGATGTCGAAGCAGCCAAGATCGAAGAACGTTATCAAGCGTTTGCCAAGTAGCGGGAAAGCGATTGGCGTATACCCTGATCCGTAATGGCGCCAGCCACGGTTGAGCGGTTGGTTGGGATTAGGGTGGTGGAGAACCGACGCTAGCGCGTATCGGCTCAGTTGTTGTACCTTGAGCCGTGTTGGCGCTAGCCACGGTTGAGTGGTTGGTTGGGGTCTGTGTGGTGGAGAACCGACGCTAGCGCGTATCGGCTCAGTTGTTGGACCTTGAGCCGCGTTGGCGCTAGCCACGGTTGAGTGGTTGGTTGGGATCAGGGTGGTGGAGAACCGACGCTAGCGCGTATCGGCTCAGCTGTTGGATCTTGAGCCGTGTTGGCGCTAGCCACGGTTGAGTGGTTGTTTGGGATCTGTGTGATGGAGAACCGACGCTAGCGCGTATCGGCTCAGTTGTTGGACCTTGAGCCGCGATGGCGTTAGCCGCGGTTGAGTTGATGATTCGATCCCTGGGTCAATTTGAAAAGCCGAATGGCATCGACGGTGAGTCGGACGTTGTGCACGCGAATGACGTCCGCGCCTTGTAACATCACCGCCAATGAAACTCCAAGTGTTCCCGCATCGCGATCGGCTTCTTTGTCGCCGATCGCTTTACCGATGAAACCTTTGCGACTGTGCCCGATCAGAATTGGGACACCGATATCGCAAAAACGTTTGGTGTGCTGCAGCAATGTGAAGTTGTGTTCGTGGGTTTTGCCAAACCCGATTCCAGGGTCCAAACAAATTCGATCTCGCCTGATTCCGGCTGCTTCCAAGGCATTCAGGCGACGAACCAGATAGTCGTAGATTTCTTCGACGACATCGTCATAACTTGGATGATCTTGCATCGTCTGTGGGGTGCCCTGCATGTGCATTGCACAGATCCCGACTTCGTTTCGCAACGCGACGTTGATCATCTGCGGGTCGCCTTCGAGACCGGTGACATCGTTGATGATTTCCGCACCGGCTTGGATCGCGGCGCTCGCGACGGCAGCTTTACTGGTATCGATGCTGATCGGAATTGCAAGCCGATCGGAGAGGCCTTCGATAACCGGAATTGTCCGTCGAATTTCGTCTTCGGTGGCGACTGGATCACTGTAAGGACGAGTGCTTTCGCCACCGATGTCGATGATGTCGGCTCCATCGGACTGCATTTGCAGTGCAACCTCGATCGCACGGTCGACATCGTTGTGCCGTCCGCCATCAGAAAAACTGTCGGGCGTGACATTCAGGATGCCCATGACCAATGGGCGTTCTGACAACGGCAGGCTTCGTTGTCCGATATTCCAAGTGGATGGACGTTTCGCCGGTTTGCTGGGTGTATTCATGGGCATATTTAACCCGATGAATATGCATTGGTGTAGCCGCTGCAACCGAGTTGCAAGAGCGGTCGCTACCAGCGAGATTCCATTTGGGACACGATTCGGCTCGCCAATTGTTCGATGGCTTGCAGATTCGCCGTGTCGATGGACTGTCCAGCTTCGGGAACAAAGCGAGCGTTTTGGCTGAACCCAGTCATGTCGTTATTCAATGACGCGATGCTGTTTTGCATCAAAGGTTGACCGCCACGCGAGACCCAGTTGGCATGGACAGTGATGGCCGTATCAAGAGCACGCGGGTCATCACTAAGCACCTCAGTGAGAACCGTTTTGGACTGGGTGATGATTTTGACGTTCAAGACCGAATCAGCCATCGGACTGCTCACGACTTTGTAAGGCGTGCGGCGTTGAACTTCACTCACCAGTGCTTCGGTCAGTTGCTTGCCCAGGTCTGGGCGAAAGGTTTCGTTGCGAACGACCGGAATGTGAACGGTCCGAATGTTTGCCGGGTACATCGCATCGGCGCCAAAACGATAAGACGCACATCCACAAGAACCGGCAAGGACCAGCAACAGCGCGAACGCGACCTGATTGGAAGCGTTTGCGAGCTTGTGAAATGGTGTTCTGGTGCGGTCCATCGGTTGGGCCATTGCGAAGGCCTATCGGAAAATCGATTCGCTGGGGGCGGATTCTTCTTCGGAGCCTTGCTCTTGCAGGGTATCAACCGTGACCAACGGCGGAGATTGTTTTGCCGAAGGAAAGACTTTGGTCATGAACGCCAGTGGGCGGTCGGGAGAGCCCGGGAGCTCTTCGATCTTTGCCAACGTCTCGCGAGCTTGTTCAGCCTGCGGCGCCGAGGGATGGTCGCGGAGCAGCTTGCGATACAGGTCACGAGCGGCGCTGTATTCATGTTGCTTTTCACGAATGCCTGCGCGGAAGGCAAGCTTCTCTGCTTTGTGGTATTCGATTTCGGCAGCAGCCCTGGCAACCATCTTTTCGTACTTTTCGTCTTTCAGCTTGTCTGGAAAACGTCGGCGAGTTTGCTTGACCAAGTCGTCAGCTTCATCGAGCATCCGTTCGCTGTAGAGCGGCCCGGCGTAGACTTCCAGCTTGCAACGGATTCCCAGTAGATGGGCGTGGAACAAGTGGTCGCTATCGCTAAATGTTTCGCGTAGGTCAGTTAGGAATTCATCGGCCCGCTCGTAATCTTCGCGACGGATATATTCGATTGCCGCGGCCATCGTGGCGTCATCGGCGAGTTTACCGGTAGGGTCGTCGTATCGAATTTGATCAAGCACCCGAATCGCGTGGCTGGACGATTCACGCATCGGACGTTTTTTGTCAAAGAAGTTCAGCGTGTACCACGATTCGCTTCCCGACTTGTCGACGTCGATCCAGTATTTGCTGATCGAGAACAGGCGAGCAGCAGCTCGGTCGGTATGGCGGTTTCGAGGGAACTCCTTTTGCAGGTTTTCGAACGAATCGCGAGCGTTGTTTAGGTCGTCAGCGAAGAAGTACGCTTCGCCTTGCATGAATAACGCATCTTGATGAATCGCCGACCCGGGGGCCTCCTTGCTGGCTTTCTTGAATAGCTTTGCCGATTGCTGGAACATCTCCGCACGTTCGCCATCGGGGGCTTGGACAGCCTCACGGAAGATCGCATCGGCTTCGCGATACAGCTCTTTTGCTTTGGGCAAGTCTTCGCTTTCGCCGGTCACATAGCCAACCAAGTGGCTTGAGCCAAACCGATTCGTGCCCGGCTTGCGAGTTGTCGGCGTGCTTTCGCTTTCCGTCGACGAGTCCGCATCGGCGCTGGACATGAACGGCAGCGGCGGAAACATACTTTGTCCGCTGTCGGAACCACCAAAGGACTGGCAACCGACGGCACAAGCCATCAGAACCAAAGCCGTTGGCGTGTTGCGAATGATGCGTTTGTATTTCTTTTGATTGGCAGTTCGTTTCATTCGTCCGGTTCCATCCGGGCGGGCAGAAAATGTTGCATCCGAGGCATCGTGCCAAGGATTGCTTGGATGTATCGGTTCAGCACGCGTCGCAATTCGCCATAAACTGTCGTGGAAACAGAGACTGGGCTTCGCGTATGCGGTGCTAGCAATGTTTCGAGCTGTTCAATGGTGGCTGCTGCGACGCCGATGACCGAGGCTTGTCGGTTACGACAAGACATGCATACGACACCACCGGCGATGGGTGCAAATGAGATTCGACGTTCGCGTGCAACGGGCTTTCCGCAGTCGGCACAGTTTCGTGTGGTCGGTGCATGGCCAAGCAGTCTTAATGCGGATGCGTCAAACGCCAGCAAAGCCGCGGCGGAGTTGCCGGTGCCGTCGATTTGCCCAAGGGCATCGATGGCGGCATCGTACAGTGCCGGGTGCGGGTCGTGATTGTCCGTCATTAATCGAAGCATTTCGGCGACGTAGTATCCCGCGTAGAGTCGTTGAATGGATTTCTCGGCCCCACGAAATCTTCGTTGGAGCTTTGCCTCAGTTAGCAAATCGAGCGCATCGGAACTTTTACGAATCAGCACTACACGACAGACGGCGAGCAGGTCAAGCGATCCTTCGAAGGAACTCTTGGGGCGGCGGGCGCCTTTGGCGATCGCTGCGATTTGCCCAAAGTCTCTTGTAAGCAGGTGGACGACGAGACTGGTTTCGCTGAATTCGATCGTTCTGAGGACGATCGCCGTCGTCTGTTCGGAAGCCATTTAAAGTTCGTCGTCTTCGCCGAATTCGCCCAGCGATGCAAGCAATTGGCTCATTTCGGCAGCGGCATGGCTATCGTTTTGCGAGCGTGCTTGGTCGATCCCATCACGCAACTGCGTCCTGGCTTCGTCGATGCGGCCAAGGTCGACAAGTTGCTGAGCGGCCATAAAAAAGGCGGGCACGTAAGGCGGCGAATCCTTGGTCAATTCGCCAAGTTTTTCCAAGCTCGCACCATGGTCGCCCTCTTTGCGGAACTCCATTGCCAAGCTGTATCGCAAGAAGGTGTCGCTGGGATCGTCAGCCAGCATTTCCAAGATCTTTTCTTTTCGCGACATGGTTTAAAACTCCTTTTTCCAGCGTTGGCCGCCACTGATGTTTTCAAACTGTAAGGTGCCAAGTTGTTCGGCAAGCATGGAGTGTTCTGCGTCGATTACCGTTTCGACACGAAAGACACAGCGTGTTGCCAATGATTGAACCATGACGGAAACCAAGAAAACTTCGGCGGGAGTTAGCTGGTCAGGCTGTTCGATCACGGTCAAATCCAGAAGTGCTTCGCTGCAGCTCATCACCTGAGCTTCAGGGTCACTTAGCCATAAACGGCAGTTGGCCAAGCGGTCGCCATTGCGGTGATTGATCAACTGGTAATGTTCGATATCCATGTGGGCCATGGCCGATGCATATCGAGAATCCTGCGGAACGACGCCGCTGCATTCGCTGCGGGTGGTCCGCCGATATTGCATCATTTCACGGTTCACCGGCGGGCGATATGGGGCCGTTGTCACCGCCATTCGGGTGTAGCTTCCCCAAGGACGAAAACCGTGCCGTGACAGCAGCGATGAAACGCGGACGTCATAGTCGGGGATGCCGACCCCGTGGCCAATCGGTGGTAGGCCGACGTATCCGCATTGTTGATCACGGAGTGGGCCGGCGAGGATGGAATGGCAGCCCATCGCCGCCATTCGATCCATTGCGGCAAGCAGCAAATCGTCGCAACATTCCAGCCCCGCGGGAGTAAAGCAAATCGCAGAAAGGATCGCGACGTCTTCGGCAGGTTGGTCTTCCCAGGCATCGCCTTGGGCCCCTGGACGGCTAAAGTGGCAAAACGCTTCGACTTGGCCGTTGATCGTCGCGACAAGTAATTCACGGCTGGAAAAAAACATCCGTGATAAAATCGCACGTTCGATAATCGTCGTGCTGATCGGGGGCGGGGTTCCTGTTGTGGACCAATGTTGACTCCAAACCCGTGTCAGGTCTGGAAGGTCGGCGTTACAGAAGTCGCGTATTTCGGGCATTTGACGTAGGAAACTTCTCTGATCAGATTACCGAAGCGATCGATTATCGGTTAAATCACCGTTGTTGTTCGCCGAAGGGAGCGTCCCAATCGGTGCCTGCCAACGCGTTTTCCAGACCGCCTGTTTTTGGCCAGCATACTGACTTCACAACCATTTGGTTACCGCCCTAATTAGCCGTAATGCCTTCAGAAGCACTGCAAACAGATCCAACAGGGGATCCTCGTGAAGCCACACGTCCGGTCTTGCCGGTGGATGAACGCGTTCGCCAAGGGGGCTGGATTTTTATCGGCTCGTTGCTGGTTTTCTTTGTCACCAGCATTCTACTGTACGGTCTATACGTCTACAGCCGTCGAAACGACCCGCGTAGCGCAATTGAGCTGCCAGGTGCGTTTTTGGTGAGCACGATTTTTTTAGTCTCGATTAGCGGTTTGGTGCATTGGGCAACGCGGACGGTCCGGCGGGACCGATTTGGCCAAACAGCCATCCTGTTGGGTGCCAGTACGTTTGCGGCGATCGTTTTCACCGTGATCCAGTGCTGGGCTATGTTGAAAATGCTGCTGGGTTCAGATGCCTTTGCCGGGACAGGGCAGGGCGTGGCCGGGATGGTGATTGTCCTTGCCGTTCTTCACGCGCTGCACGTGCTCGGCGGAATCATTGCACTCGGGATCGTGGCCGCACGTGCTTCGATCGGGCTTTATGACCACGAGCGTCATTGGCCGGTCGATTTTGCAGCTCAGTACTGGCACTTCTTGGACATCGTTTGGCTCTGCATGATGCTAGCATTTTGGTGCACGACAGGCGGATTTGGTTTCTAGGCGACCGGCATCTGGCGATGCAAAACTTGAGTCGAAATCGACTTTATCATCAATCTTTACGCCGCGCGTCTGACTCTCGTACACTTCGCGGCGATCGCGCGTTTGCGATGCGCGACTGATCGCTACTTTCGCGGAGCGGAAGGCGACACATTTTGGCTAGCTACGGCTCGTATGCTTTGCCACACCGAACGGGATTTGCCAAAGGAAGGGCCGAATGTACCGCTGGTTACTCTGCTTTCGTTATTTGAAAACGCGTTATATCGCGCTCGCTTCGATCATCAGCGTCACGCTAGGTGTGGCGACATTGATCGTTGTCAACGCGGTGATGAGCGGCTTCTCTGCCGAGATGCACGAGCGGCTTCACGGGTTGGCATCGGACATCATGATCGAATGTCATGCGACCGGCGGAATGCCTGATCCGGAAGGTCACTTACGCGAAATTGAACGTGTTTGTGGACCGGCCATCGTTGGGTCTTCGGTCAGTGTGAGTGTGCCTGCGATGTTGAACATCAACTATCGGGGCCAGCAGATCGGACGTCACGTCAATTTGATCGGTTTGGATCCTGTGTCCTATGACCGAGTCAGCGACTTCGGCAAATACCTGTTGCATCCCGAGAATCAAAAGTCGGCGAGTTTCCAATTGCGTGATGACGGTTATGCACCCGATCGCAAGGAGCTTTCCAAAGCTGGGTGGGCTCACCGCAAAGAACGTGTTGCCAGCGATCGTCAAATCGAAGCGATGCTGGCCGAAGAGCGTCGACTGTTGGAACAGGTCAAACGTCAGCAGATGACGCCGGAAGAGATTGCTGCCGAGGAAGCTGCCAATGCCGCTGCGGCTGCGGGGCCAACCTTCGGTGCGTCGATGATGCCTTCCGCACTGGTCGGTGCTGGTGACACTGCTTCTGGTAGCTCTGCGACAGAGGAAAACATTGGTAGCAGCGAAAGCCGTTTGGCCGATTCGGTTGATCCGATGGAAAACCAGTTCGACGGAATCATCTTGGGCATTTCAACGTGCAGCGTTCGCGGCCGAAATCCTGATGGTGAAGTCGTCGACCACTATTACGCTCAGCCCGGCGATGACGTTCGGATGATGTTTCCGAGTGCGAGCGACGAACCTAAAGTGCTCAACCAGAAATTCACGGTCGTGGATTTGTACGAATCTGGGATGAGCGAATACGACAGCACATTTGCGTTCGTTCGTCTGGATCGTCTGCAGGAAGCTCGCGGAATGATCAATCCTGAATCGGGCGTTCGTAGCGTGACGACAATTCAATTGAAAGTCGCCGAAGGCGTTGAGTTGAACCTGGTGCGTGATGCTCTTCGTCGTCGCTTTCCTCCGGAAGTTTACCCTTACAACATTCAGACTTGGCGTGACTTGCAAGGTCCACTGTTGTCTGCCGTCAGACTTGAAACCACGATCCTGAACATACTGCTGTTCTTGATCATCGCGGTTGCAGGTTTTGGCATCTTGGCAACGTTTTTCATGATCGTCGTTGAAAAGACACGCGACATCGGAACGCTGAAGGCACTTGGCGCGTCCGGCCATGGCGTCAGCAGTATCTTTCTGACATACGGCCTACTGCTCGGTTTTGTCGGCAGTGGTGCAGGATTGGTTGGCGGATTGCTATTCGTCGACAACATCAACGGGATCGCGGGAATTGTCGAACGGATCACGGGGCAAGAGGTCTTTGATCCAACCGTGTATTACTTCAGCGAGATCCCCACCATCATTGAACCGCTAACTCTGGTTTGGGTGATGATTGGTGCGATGACGATCGCTGTGATGGCGAGCGTATTGCCGGCACTGCGTGCTGCCCGTATGCATCCGGTACGTGCACTGCGTTTTGAATAGGCGGGTTGCTGCACTTGGCACAACTTCCCCTCCCCGAAAACATTCCGTCCCTTCCAAAGTATCCTTTCACAATGTCTGACTCCATCGTTCTTAGCGCTCGCGGGCTGACCAAGAGTTATCACAAGGATCGAATCGCGGTCCCGGTTTTGCGTGGCGTTGACCTTGAGGTCGAAGAGGGCTTGGTCACGGTCTTGGTCGGGCGGAGCGGTAGCGGCAAGAGCACTTTGATGCACTTGCTGGCGACGTTGGATCGGCCCGATGCCGGTGAGGTTTGGTTTCAAGGGAAGCGAGTTGACAATGCATCTCGCAAGCGACGTGACTACTTTCGCAACCATGAAATCGGTGTGATCTTTCAGTTCTATCACTTGCTTCCAGAGCTTTCCGCGATTGAAAATGTTTTGGTTCCGGCGATGATTGGCC
The Stieleria sp. JC731 genome window above contains:
- a CDS encoding TIGR03936 family radical SAM-associated protein, with the translated sequence MSSSESNQQDSNSQAESTESAAPLRLRYRIRFAKTGLLRWTSHRDLARLWERLLRRAQLQLSMTEGFHPKPRISFPSALALGISGLDEVVELELAEFLEAADLLSRLRSDHQPGLEIKSVQLLPAGSGKAKLQHTDYKITRPDPDLGDCDVDEVAIQTRIEEFLKQETVTVTRKKKPLTVQLSEQVLSLTFGDNLELTLAASDAATLKPTDVLDLIGLADWIAAGSQIIRTEVVLTTEVTPTDPNTFASANLTPQAGETTEEVLK
- a CDS encoding ribonuclease E/G, whose protein sequence is MKREMLMNVLQPEESRIAILHDGKLEELYVERKSVEAYAGNIYRGKIVNLEPSIQAAFVDFGVGRNGFLHISDVEPQYFRQGGYDPEEIKRESDEMAEAAAKRARESGRGSKRAFKGGRPRIKPPIQEIFKRGDEVLVQVIKEGIGTKGPTLSTYISIPGRYLVLMPALERVGVSRKIEDEDDRKRLRRCLLSLNPPKGLGFIVRTAGAGRSEKELGRDMDYLIRLWKTIVRRVKGGGGPGVLYEESDLIIKTIRDIYSDDIDHIMIDEKQSFENARDFLKMVMPRVVDRLKLYEGPEPLFHRYKLEREIIKIHQRQVKLPNGGSIVIDPTEALVAIDVNSGNFRGGEESAEENAFRLNLAAAKEIARQLRLRDLGGVIVNDFIDMRKESHRRKVERALRDAMKKDRARTKILRTSPFGLVEMTRQRIRPSLKRSIYQDCPCCEGRGLVKTAESMSIEVVRMLALAVKNEHIQRVTIRVNDAVAAHLNNQKRRSVMEMEDAGKMTVQILGSEGLYPEHLEMDCRDGQGERVEIDS
- a CDS encoding PmoA family protein, with the protein product MNRILALALAIMPVAVSAGEVKIVDDGQKAVVTIDGQPFTEYRYSEYAKPILYPVIGPGGKAMTRNYPMVKDVDNEASDHPHHKSIWYTHDDVNGIRFWMEETEGKPVKNIGKQIETSLKIEGNRIVTTNDWQSADGEAVCTDKRVISFGTVGDARYIDYEVTWIASSGDLLIGDTKEGTMGIRTNPNLRLKASAKHGNHTVSGHSINSEGVRDGAMWGKRAAWVDYWGEIDGDTVGVAIFDHPSNPRHPTWWHARDYGLIAANPFGVHDFEGKEDGTGDMTLKAGGTMTFKYRFLFHPGDVEAAKIEERYQAFAK
- the folP gene encoding dihydropteroate synthase, producing the protein MNTPSKPAKRPSTWNIGQRSLPLSERPLVMGILNVTPDSFSDGGRHNDVDRAIEVALQMQSDGADIIDIGGESTRPYSDPVATEDEIRRTIPVIEGLSDRLAIPISIDTSKAAVASAAIQAGAEIINDVTGLEGDPQMINVALRNEVGICAMHMQGTPQTMQDHPSYDDVVEEIYDYLVRRLNALEAAGIRRDRICLDPGIGFGKTHEHNFTLLQHTKRFCDIGVPILIGHSRKGFIGKAIGDKEADRDAGTLGVSLAVMLQGADVIRVHNVRLTVDAIRLFKLTQGSNHQLNRG
- the lptE gene encoding LPS assembly lipoprotein LptE, with translation MDRTRTPFHKLANASNQVAFALLLVLAGSCGCASYRFGADAMYPANIRTVHIPVVRNETFRPDLGKQLTEALVSEVQRRTPYKVVSSPMADSVLNVKIITQSKTVLTEVLSDDPRALDTAITVHANWVSRGGQPLMQNSIASLNNDMTGFSQNARFVPEAGQSIDTANLQAIEQLASRIVSQMESRW
- a CDS encoding tetratricopeptide repeat protein → MKRTANQKKYKRIIRNTPTALVLMACAVGCQSFGGSDSGQSMFPPLPFMSSADADSSTESESTPTTRKPGTNRFGSSHLVGYVTGESEDLPKAKELYREADAIFREAVQAPDGERAEMFQQSAKLFKKASKEAPGSAIHQDALFMQGEAYFFADDLNNARDSFENLQKEFPRNRHTDRAAARLFSISKYWIDVDKSGSESWYTLNFFDKKRPMRESSSHAIRVLDQIRYDDPTGKLADDATMAAAIEYIRREDYERADEFLTDLRETFSDSDHLFHAHLLGIRCKLEVYAGPLYSERMLDEADDLVKQTRRRFPDKLKDEKYEKMVARAAAEIEYHKAEKLAFRAGIREKQHEYSAARDLYRKLLRDHPSAPQAEQARETLAKIEELPGSPDRPLAFMTKVFPSAKQSPPLVTVDTLQEQGSEEESAPSESIFR
- the recO gene encoding DNA repair protein RecO encodes the protein MASEQTTAIVLRTIEFSETSLVVHLLTRDFGQIAAIAKGARRPKSSFEGSLDLLAVCRVVLIRKSSDALDLLTEAKLQRRFRGAEKSIQRLYAGYYVAEMLRLMTDNHDPHPALYDAAIDALGQIDGTGNSAAALLAFDASALRLLGHAPTTRNCADCGKPVARERRISFAPIAGGVVCMSCRNRQASVIGVAAATIEQLETLLAPHTRSPVSVSTTVYGELRRVLNRYIQAILGTMPRMQHFLPARMEPDE
- a CDS encoding CDC27 family protein; amino-acid sequence: MSRKEKILEMLADDPSDTFLRYSLAMEFRKEGDHGASLEKLGELTKDSPPYVPAFFMAAQQLVDLGRIDEARTQLRDGIDQARSQNDSHAAAEMSQLLASLGEFGEDDEL
- a CDS encoding cytochrome c oxidase subunit 3, whose amino-acid sequence is MPSEALQTDPTGDPREATRPVLPVDERVRQGGWIFIGSLLVFFVTSILLYGLYVYSRRNDPRSAIELPGAFLVSTIFLVSISGLVHWATRTVRRDRFGQTAILLGASTFAAIVFTVIQCWAMLKMLLGSDAFAGTGQGVAGMVIVLAVLHALHVLGGIIALGIVAARASIGLYDHERHWPVDFAAQYWHFLDIVWLCMMLAFWCTTGGFGF